A part of Salmo salar chromosome ssa18, Ssal_v3.1, whole genome shotgun sequence genomic DNA contains:
- the LOC106577389 gene encoding piggyBac transposable element-derived protein 4-like, translating into MGAVDKADMINSFVECTRKTTKWYKKIFFQLIDTAVLNGSIVHRQLTGKVITYQKYRENLMRELLEEHHTPRRPSTGGRPAVDNPLRLTARHFPCKVPQTAAQGSRTRRHCKVCLSGARRSKQRKMTKYMCLACDTPLCISPCFEEYHMLKHY; encoded by the exons atgggggccgtggataaggcggacatgataaacagctttgtggaatgcactcggaaaacgaccaagtggtataagaagaTATTTTTCCAGCTGATCGACACTGCTGTCCTCAACGGCAGCATAGTTCACCGCCAACTAAcag GTAAAGTAATTACCTACCAAAAATACAGAGAGAACCTCATGAGAGAGCTGTTGGAGGAGCACCACACCCCTCGGCGCCCCTCCACTGGGGGTCGCCCTGCTGTAGACAATCCCCTACGCCTCACTGCACGGCATTTTCCCTGCAAAGTCCCTCAAACTGCTGCTCAAGGTAGTCGCACACGGAGGCACTGCAAAGTCTGCCTGTCTGGCGCCAGGAGAAGTAAGCAGAGGAAGATGAcaaaatacatgtgtttagcttgtGATACACCTCTATGTATTTCACCATGCTTTGAGGAGTATCACATGCTCAAGCATtattga